GAAGCGAAGCTCCAGTCAGAGCTGCTGCCTGACTCACTGAGGGTCTCAGCCACTTGCCACCTGGGGCAACACAGGGGGAGGGGGCTGACCCCGGCAGGACCCACTCTCCAACACGCGTTTttaattcaattaaataaatatttcagtcatTTAATAGCAACTAGTATAcaaccaggagaaggcaatggcaccccactccagtactcttgcccggaaaatcccatggacggaggagcctggtaggctgcagtccgtggggttgctgagggttggacacgactgagcaacttcactttcacttttcactttcatgcattggagaaggaaatggcaacccactccagtgttcttgcctagagaatcccagggacgggggagcctggtgggctgccgtctatggggtcgcacagagtcagacacgactgaagcaacttagcagcagcagcagcagcagcagtatacaacCATCCTCCGCTGACACCTGCTCTTGAAAGACCTGACCTAAAGTTCCAGTTCCTTTCCTCTCTGCCCCCACCTAGGGGTGCAGTGGAGCCCGACAGTCTAGCAGTCTTGCCCTGCAGCTGCTGGGGTCCCAGGAGTGCCTCTGCGGGATGAGAAAAGGCCCCCCACCCTTAGGAAACCCCCCGCCAGAATCCCAGTCTAGGCCACTCACCAGCCTAGGTGAGAGTGAAGAAGTCAGACACCACAGCTGAGTGGAATACAAAAATAGAGCctctcttttgtttaaaaaaaaacaaaacaacaacagaaaaaaacccAACAGCAAACAATTATCCACAACTAGAGCCCGGGGCTCTCCCGGCTCCTCCCCAGCCTTCAGTAGCGCAGACCTCCTCCTGCAAAGAGGAAGCCTGGGCGGGGAGCGGCGGGGAGGGGCCGGCAGGGCCTATCGGGGCTCAGGGGCCCAAGTCCTCTGGCTGCCGCGCAGGCTGCGCGTGAAGGGCGGGTAGTTGAGGAACTCGAAGCGCAGGCTCTGCTCGGTGGTGTGGTGGCCGCGGGGCAGTCGCTTCATGAAGTGGACTTCGCGCTGGTGCTGCCGGGTCTTGGAGCCCTTGCGGGGTCGGCCTTTGCGCGTGAAGGCCATGTACCAGCCCTCGTACTTGGCGTTCTGCAGGGCCGTGTAATTGTTCTCCAGCACGATCTCCGTGAACACGCAGTCCTTGCCTTTGCCGTTGCTCTGCAGGGTGGGGGGCAGACACGGTGTCACCCGGCTCTGTCCGGAGCCCCCTCCCATCCTAGGCAGAGGGCAGGCGGCCCCAGACAGCAGGTGGGCACCCCAGCAGATGGCAGGGTGGGCACCCGCTCTCTAATCCCTCACAACTCACAGCCCACCCGGCAACTTCCTGTCCTCCTGGGTAGCAGTGACACATGGCTGTCTACAGAGGGGCTGGGCCCCAACAcagaggggcagagagggggcccagcccctgcccaccctggcctcctgcccACCAGTCTGGCCCAAGCTGCTAGCACCCGTTTCCCCAGCTGCCCCCCTCAGCCATCTCAGGATGCTAACCTGCAGCCCCAGGGCCAccaccctatgggggagggaaggCTGGTGAGGAGATGCTGAGCCCCAGGCCCCAGAAGCCAGGGAAGAGGGGAGCTCGAGGCTGGAGAGGAGCCGTGACTAATGGGGCCATTTCAGAGCTCGGCTGAGGGGCTGGGCCCTCAGCTTACTGAACATTCCAAATGCTGGTACCATGTAATTGGACATAATAGCAAAGCAATTTGGCGATTTGTTAAAAAGATATATGGAATTTACcgacaccccctccccagccccttccctagccttccttcttcctcctttgcctttataGCTTTTCATCTCTCAGTTacctcctccctcacctcctccacccccacccaatcATTAGGTAACCCCAAGGTGGCCCTCTGCCTCTCTGCCCACCTTGTTGGTACCCTGGAGGAGCTCAGCCAGCCCAGCCTGCTCCCCAGACCCCAGCCAGTCCCTCCCTTCTTTCTAGGACCTCACCTTGGCAATCAATTTCCCCTTCTTGTTCATGCAGATGTAGAGGCCTGTCTCAGCTCCTCGTACTCGAACCCGGCTCCCGAAGGTGTCTGTCTCCACGATGAGCTTTGCTGTCAGGaaaggttggggtggggtgggggtggttatTGGCAGCTTCCTGACCTCCAGTGCTCCATGTCCCTACCCCAGCTGGCCCATCCCAGAAGCAGCTGCTCCAAGCCAGATGCCCAGGCTGTGGGCTCCAGCCGCTAATATGCTGTGCAACCCTGGAAAGGTCAAGTCCCCTTTCTGGGCTTCAGGCCCCTCGCCTGGGTTTACAGAGGGGGAATGGATGAGATCATGGTGTCTGAACTGGTTTATGCAGAGGGGTCTTAGAGCCATCAAACTGAAGACCCTCTTTTATAACCAGACAGTAATGACTTTTGTGTTGAGGCTTCAAGTAAAATTTAATTTGACTAGAATTCCACTACCAATCAAAAGATCTATGAGgattcttccaattcaaaatATTATATGCACGTGCCTCACAGGTTATTACAAACATCCAGGTGCAGCGGTGACCTCCACTCCTGAGGTCAAACATAAAAGCACTCTCTCTTGCTTCTGATACCTCGGGTTCCAACCCACAGCCTTGGCCACCCCCCGACACCCTCCACCCCAACCCACTCCACCCCAACCCACTTCCACCCTCCACCCCGGCTCTGCTGCGAAGTTGAC
This genomic interval from Bubalus bubalis isolate 160015118507 breed Murrah chromosome 23, NDDB_SH_1, whole genome shotgun sequence contains the following:
- the FGF8 gene encoding fibroblast growth factor 8 — protein: MGSPRSALSCLLLHLLVLCLQAQVTVQSSPNFTQHVREQSLVTDQLSRRLIRTYQLYSRTSGKHVQVLANKRINAMAEDGDPFAKLIVETDTFGSRVRVRGAETGLYICMNKKGKLIAKSNGKGKDCVFTEIVLENNYTALQNAKYEGWYMAFTRKGRPRKGSKTRQHQREVHFMKRLPRGHHTTEQSLRFEFLNYPPFTRSLRGSQRTWAPEPR